ATGCGCGGCTCGACGCGGGCCAAGCGTGGAGTGCGCTCACTGAGCTGTACGGCGATGACACGCTGCTGTGGCGGACCACCACCGTGCCGGACGGCCGCCACTTCATGACGGCGTACAACGGCGGCGAGAACGAGTACCTGTTCAACGGCGAGCCGCTGCAGGTGCACTTCCGCACGAGCCTCGACGGGGTGAGCTGGACCCCGGCCGATCCGGATGGTTCCATGGTCTACGAAGGCGGCGGCAGCGAAACCGCGTTCGCTTTTGCGGAGAGCGGCGAGCTGTTTGCCGTCATCCGCAACGAGGCTGCGGACACCGAGGGCTTGGGAAGCCGCGTCTGCCGCGCGCCGGCCGACGACCTGGGCAACTGGACGTGCAACGCCGACTTCAAGAAGTACGACTCGCCGTTCATGTTCGAGTACGACGGCGAGGTCTACCTGCTGGGCCGCCGCAACCTCACCGAGACGGGCTTCTTCGGCGCCGAGGGCCTCACCAACGCGGTGGTCGCGTCCCTGCGCTACGTGGCGGCGCCCAAGCGCTGCAGCCTGTGGCGCATCGTGCAGGACGAGCTGCGCGTGGCGTACATCACGGACCTCCCCAGCAACGGGGACACCTGCTTCCCGAGCGTGATCGCGGGCAGCGAGCCTGGCGAGTTCTTCGTGTACGACTACAGCTCGGATCCCGAGGGCGAGCCCCTGGCGTGGCGTCCTGGGCAGCTGGGCAACACCCAGATTTACCGTCACGTGCTTCGTTTCCGCCGCCGCTGAGCCGCATGGCCGCGCAAGGCGCTTGGCGTGGCCAGCACGGTCCGCTTCGTGTTATGCGAACCGGATGATGAAACGCACGACGAAGCGGCACCGGCTCGCGGCCGCCCTCTTGGCGCTGACCGCGCTCGGCCTCGCGGGCCCCTCGACTCACAGCGTCCTCGCGCAGCGGGCACGACGCCCCGCGCCGCCCAGCGGTGGAGAGAGCTCGCTCTCGCAGCTGCCGGTGGTCCGCGAGCGGCTCAGCAACGGCATGCGCGTGGTCATGAGCCCCGACCGCAGCATCCCCACCGTGGCGGTCGCGCTCTACTACGACGTGGGCTCGCGCAACGAGGTGCGGGGCCGCTCGGGCTTCGCGCACCTCTTCGAGCACATGATGTTCCAGGGGTCGGCCAACGTCCGCAAGGGCGAGCACTTCACCTACATCGACAGCCGCGGCGGCGACATGAACGGCACCACCAGCACCGACCGCACCAACTACTACGAGACGCTCCCCAGCAACGAGCTGGCGCTGGGCCTGTGGCTGGAAGCAGACCGCATGCGCTCGCTGGCCATCACCGCCGAGAACTTCGAGAACCAGCGGCAGACCGTGAAGGAGGAGCGGCGTCAGAGCTACGACAACCGCCCCTACATGAACAGCATCCTGCGCATCAACGAGCTGGCCTACGGCGACTACTGGCCGTACGCGCACTCCACCATCGGCGACATGGCCGACTTGGACAACGCCACGCTGGGCGACGTGCAGGCCTTCTTCGACGCGTACTACCCGCCCAACAACGCGGTGCTCAGCATCGCCGGCGACTTCGACCCGGCCGAGGCCATGGTGCTGGTGCGTCAGTACTTCGAGGGCATCTCGTCGCGCCCGGTGCCGGCGTACAACCCGGGGCCCATCAACCCGCAGACGGCCGAGATCGTGGAGACCATGACGGACCCGCTGGCCCCGTTCCCGGCGTTCCACGTGAACTACCGCATCCCGCCCAACCGCGAGCCCGACCACTACGCGCTCGAGATGCTGGCGCTCATCCTGGGTGACGGCGACTCGTCGCGCCTCTACCGCGTGCTGGTGAAGGAGCGCGAGATCTGCCAGCAGCTGCAGGTGGCCACCGACGACCAGCGCGGCCCGGACCTGTTCTCGGTCTTCGGCATCATGGCGGGTGACCACCAGCCCGCCGAGGCGCGCCAGGTCATCTACGACACGCTGGCCGAGGTGGCCTCGGGCGGCGTCACCGAGCGCGAGCTGCAGAAGGCGCGCAACCGCGTGGCCTCCTACTTCGTGTTCGGCATCCAGAGCAGCCTCGAGCGCGCCCAGCGCCTGGCCGAGTACGAGATGTACTACGGCAACGCCGAGCTGCTGCGCACCGAGATCAACCTCTACAACGCGGTCACGCGCGCGGACATCCAGCGCGTGGCGAACACCTACTTCGGGACCACGCAGCGCACCGTGCTGGACGTGCTCCCCCCGGCCGCGGCCAGCACGACCGGAGGCAACCCGTGAACCCCATGCATCTCATTCGCCGCGCACGTCGCGCGCCCTTGGCCATCGGCCTCTTGCTCTCGCTCGGCACCGTGGCGGGGGCCTGCAACCGCGAGCAGGGGCCGCCCCCCGAGTACCCGCCGCTCGACAGCGTGGAGGGCACCGAGACCGCCGAGACGGAACCCGAGCCGGAGCCGGAGCCGGAGGCCCCGCGTGAGCCCGCCCCCGCGGGCGGCACGGCGCGCGACATCGCGTTCCCGGCCATCGCGCGCTCCACGCTGCCCAACGGCCTCGAGCTGAACACCGTCAGCAGCACGCAGCTGCCCGTGGTGTACCTGCAGCTGGTCATTCGCAGCGGCGGCGAGACCGACCCGGCGGACCTGCCGGGCCTCGCTGGGCTCGTGGCCGACATGCTCAAGGAGGGCACCACGCGCCACACCAGCGCCGAGCTGGCCGAGGAGATCGAGTTCCTGGGCGCCGACATGGTGGTGGGCGCCACCTCCGAGAACCTGGTCATCACGTTCCGCGCCCTGAAGGAGCACCTGCCGCAGGCGCTCTCGCTCATGGCCGAGGTGGCCATGCAGCCGGTGTTCGATGCCGAGGAGCTCGAGAAGCTGCGCCGCCGCGAGCTGGACCGGCTGGAGCTCAGCCAGCAGGACCCGCGCTTCCTGTCCACGCGTGCCTACTACCGCGCGCTGTACGGGGCGCACCCCTATGGCCGCGTGGACACCACGCCCGACGCCGTGCGCGCCGTGACGCAGGCCAACCTGATCGCGTGGCACCGCACGCACGTGGTGGCCAACAACGCCTACCTGGTGGTGGTGGGCGACGTGACCGCCGCCGACGTGAGCCGCCGCGCCGGCCGCGCCTTCAGCCGCTTCCGCCAGGGCACCGTGCCCGAAGTGAGCTACCCCGCGCCGCCCACGCGCACCGAGCGCGAGATCATCATCGTGGACCGTGAGGGCTCGCAGCAGACCTCCATCCGCGTGGGCAACCTGGCCATCGCGCGCCAGCACGACGACTGGGTGCCGCTGCAGGTGGCCAACCAGGTGCTGGGCGGCAGCGCCTCGTCACGCTTGTTCATGGACCTGCGCGAGCGTCGCAGCCTGACCTACGGCGCCTACTCGTATGTGGAAGAGCGCCAGCAGGTGGGCTCCTTCACCGTGGGCGCCGCCGTGCGCACCGAGGTCACCGCGCAGGCCATGGAGGCGCTCTTCGAGCACCTGGTGGCCATCTCGAGCGAGGCCCCCGGCAACGAAGAGACCGACCTGGCGCGGCGCTTCCTGAGCGACTCGTTCCCGCTCAGCATCGACACGCCCGGCAAGGTGGCTGGCTTGGTGAGCGACCTGCGCGGCTACGGCCTGCCGGACGACTACTGGGAGAGCTTCCGCACGCGCATCCGCTCGGTCACCCCCGAGCAGTCGCTGGCCGCGGCGCGCGCGCACGTGCACCCCAGCCAGATGGTGGTGGTGCTGGTGGGCGAGGCCTCGCAGATCGCAGAGCCCATGCGCGCCTATGGCGCGGTGACCATCACCAACACGGCTGGTGAGGTGGTGCGGCGGCTGCCCGCAACGGGCCGGCCCGCGCGCTGAGGGAGAATCCCCGCCTGCGAGCGCGATGCTCGCGGGCGGCACGTTTCGAACGGCACCCGCATGGACCTCGACGAGACACGCACCCTGCTCGCGCTGGCCGAAGAGGGCAGCGTGTCTGGCGCCGCCGAGCGGATGGGGGTCTCGCGGGCCACCGTGCGGCGCAGGCTGGCTGCGCTCGAGGCGCGCGTGGGCGTGTCTCTGGCGCGCAGCACCGAGGCCGGCGTGGAGCTCACGGCGGCGGGCGAGCTGTATGCACGGCACGCACGAGCGCCGGTGCGGGAGCTCGAGGCCATCGGCCAGCTGGCCGAGCGCGCGGGTCAGGACCCGGCCGGCACTCTCGACGTGGCCCTGCCGGTGGGGGCGTCACGGCGCCTAGGCCCGCTCTTCGTGCGGCGCTTGCTGACCGCGTGGCCCGAGCTGCGCGTGCGCCTGCGCGCCACGCCCGACCCGGTGAAGCACCTCAGCCACGGCGCCGACGCCGCGCTCACGCTCACGCTGCCCACGGCGGGGGAGCTGGTGGTGGTGGCCATCGGGCGCATCACCACGGGGCTCTACGGCAGCCCCGACTACGTGGCGCGCATGGGCCAGCCCCGCTCGCTCGGCGACCTCGCGCAGCACACCCTGCTGCACACCATCCTGGACGCAGAGGCGGCGCCGCACACGCTCGCCCAGCACAGCGAGGTGCGCTGGCCGCTGCGCGCTGGAGGCGACGTGAGCGTGACGCCGCGCATCCACTCCACCGACAACGAGTTCATCCAGGGCTGCGTGGCCGACGGCATGGGCATCGCCATCCTGCCCGACTACGCCGCCCGGGGGCTGGTGCCGCTGCTCTCCGACGCCGTGGGCCTCGCGGCGACGGTGTGGGGTGTGACCACCCGCGCGGGCACTCACCTGCCGAGAGTGCGCGCGGGGCTCGAGGTGGCCGCGCAGCTGTTCGCGGAGGGGCTGGGTTGACGTGGGCCATCGATACTTCTTCAGCTGCGGGCTGATGCTGCTGCCGGCCATGGCCTGGAACGCGGTGCTCGCGGGGCACCTACCACCCGCTTTCCAGCCAGCCGAGTTCGATCGCGCGCTGCCACCCGGCTCGTGCTCACCGAGAACGTCCTCCGAGTCTTCGCGCTCGGGCTGCCCTTCTTCATGCCGCTCGGTGCATCGACGAAGGTTCAACGCCTAGGCCTCGGCCTCTTCGTGGTGGGCACGCTCGTGTACTTCGCGAGCTGGCTCCCGCTGGTCCTGGCGCCTGAGTCGGCGTGGTCCACTAGCGCGCTGGGATTCCTCGCGCCCGCCTACACGCCTGCGCTCTGGCTCGCAGGGCTGGGCCTCACGGGGCGGGAACTCTTCATTGGGAAGGCCTACCGCCCGTGGATGTACTTCGCCCTCTCAGCGGCCTTCGTCGCGGCGCACGTCACGCACGCGGCGATCATCTACGCGCGCAACCACTGAGGACTGCAAGGGCCGTCACGGCGCGATGCGCGTCTCGATCCCGAAGCCGAGCATGAGGCGGTTCTGGGCCGCGCCACTGAGGGGTCCGTCGAACGCATGCTCGAATTCCGAGTCGATGCGCACGTGGATGTTCTCGGTGACCGGGAGCACCAGCCGCAGCGAGACGAACCCGCCGGTGAAGCGGTAGTCCACGCCTGTCTCGGCGCGCGCTGCCTGGTGGCGAGCCCCGAGCCCGAGCTGGAGGCCCACGCGCTCGTTGTCGAGTACGTGGACACGCAGCGCGCCTCCGAGGTGCGGGCCCACGGACGCGAGCTGGTCGCTGTTGATGGTGGTGGCCCCGCCGAGGATCTCGGCCGAGAAGATCCAGTAGTACATCCCGACAGCCGCCTCGAGCTGGTAGCCGAACGAGCCGCCGCCGAGGTTCAGGCTGGAACCGAGCCCCACGCCCACGTAGAGGCCGAGCTCACGCTCGTTGACGATGGGCTCGGGCTCCGGGGTGACCACGGGGGCCGGAACGGGCTCGGGGGCGGCCATCAGCGCGGGGGGCCCACTCTCGAGCGAAGCGGGCACTGGCGCGCCTTGCGCGAGGGCCGAGAGGGGAGCGAGGGCGAGCACGGAGAAGAAGATGGCGAGGTTTCGCATGCCCGGAACCTGGGACCCCCATGGTCGGCGGGAAACGGTCCAACCCGTGCCAGTAGCTGGAACGTTCTCGGCCAGTGGCGGGGGCCTGGAGTGCCCCCAAGAGGAGCTTTTGGCCGCTTACTCGAAGGGCTTGCGGCCCACGAGCTGCGCGACCTCTCGGTCTGGATCCGGGAGGAAGCCCTCAAAGAAGTGGAGCGTGGTCCAGCCCGCGAACAGCTCGGCCAGCTCGCCAGGCTGCAGCAGGAAGTCCGGGTTGTGCGGCCGCCCGTACCGGGTGTTGCGCTGGGTGAACGTCTCGTAGACCACGAGGCCGCCGGGCAAGATGGACGCTCGGAGGTGCGGCATGAGCGGGCGGTGCAGGTAGCGGAAGACCAGCGCCGCCGAGAACCGGCGCGCAGCCAGCGGGTCGCCGGTGCCAGCCTCGAGGTCCACCTGCCACGTCTCACCGGGCAGTCCCTCGGCGTGGAGCTGGTGCGCCACGCTGTCGAGCGCCTCCTGCGAGTGGTCCGCGAACACGACGGGCAAGCCCATGCGCGCCAGGAAGAGGCCGTTCCTGCCGCTGCCGCAGGCGAGGTCCACGATGGGTCCGAGCGCCGAGGCTTCGATCAGCGCGCCGAGATGCTCGTTCAGCAGCGGCGAGTGCACTAGCGCCCGCCGCGTTGGTCGAGAGCCGAGAGGAAGCTGACCAGCTCCTCGAGCAGCGCGCCATAGCGGCCGTACACGTCAGCGTCCGGCGGCATGCGTTCACCGAGCCGTCGGTAGAGCACGAGCTCCGCGTCCATTCCCTCGGGACGACCGGGAATGACGATACCGTGACGTGAGAAACGGTGCGAGGCCGCTTGAACGAGTGCTGCCTCCGCCGTGCGCCGGTCCGAAGCGACATCTCGCAGACCAGCGAGAACACAATCCGCTCCGGGCAGGTCGCTGAGCGCATCGAGACCATCGGTGACGGTGTCGGGGTCCACGGGGCGTCGCACAGCGTCGAGTGTAGGCAGCTGGGCTTCAGCGGTCGAGGGCTGCATGCGCACTCCGCGCAGCCCCCCGCGCCAGCTGCACGAAGGCGCTCACCACCGGGTTGGCGCTGTCCGCGTGCGTGGCCAGGATGAGCGGCAGCGTGGTGCGCGCGGCCACCCGCACGTAGCGCACGCCCTCGGTGCGCATGGCCTCGAGCGAGGCCGGCACCAGCGCCACGCCCATGCCAGCAGCGGCGAGGTGCACGAGGGACGCCGCGTGACCCGCATGCGCGGCGACGTGCAGCGGGCGGCCCTCGGCCGCAGCCAAGCGGTCCACCAGCGCGCTCAGGCTGGAGCCGAGCCCCGGCGAGGGCAGCAACAGCGGCAGGTCCAGCAGCGCGGCCACCGTGATGCGCTTGCGGTGCGCGAGCGGGTGGTCCTCCGGGAACACCGCTATCAGCGGCTCTTGCGCCAGCACCCGGCCCTCGATGCGCGGCGGAAGCGCGCCGCTGGGCCGCACGAACGCGGCGTCCAGCTCGCGCTCCTCGAGCGCATGCAGCAGCGCAGCCGTGGACCGCTCCACCA
The Sandaracinaceae bacterium genome window above contains:
- a CDS encoding insulinase family protein gives rise to the protein MNPMHLIRRARRAPLAIGLLLSLGTVAGACNREQGPPPEYPPLDSVEGTETAETEPEPEPEPEAPREPAPAGGTARDIAFPAIARSTLPNGLELNTVSSTQLPVVYLQLVIRSGGETDPADLPGLAGLVADMLKEGTTRHTSAELAEEIEFLGADMVVGATSENLVITFRALKEHLPQALSLMAEVAMQPVFDAEELEKLRRRELDRLELSQQDPRFLSTRAYYRALYGAHPYGRVDTTPDAVRAVTQANLIAWHRTHVVANNAYLVVVGDVTAADVSRRAGRAFSRFRQGTVPEVSYPAPPTRTEREIIIVDREGSQQTSIRVGNLAIARQHDDWVPLQVANQVLGGSASSRLFMDLRERRSLTYGAYSYVEERQQVGSFTVGAAVRTEVTAQAMEALFEHLVAISSEAPGNEETDLARRFLSDSFPLSIDTPGKVAGLVSDLRGYGLPDDYWESFRTRIRSVTPEQSLAAARAHVHPSQMVVVLVGEASQIAEPMRAYGAVTITNTAGEVVRRLPATGRPAR
- a CDS encoding methyltransferase domain-containing protein, giving the protein MHSPLLNEHLGALIEASALGPIVDLACGSGRNGLFLARMGLPVVFADHSQEALDSVAHQLHAEGLPGETWQVDLEAGTGDPLAARRFSAALVFRYLHRPLMPHLRASILPGGLVVYETFTQRNTRYGRPHNPDFLLQPGELAELFAGWTTLHFFEGFLPDPDREVAQLVGRKPFE
- a CDS encoding LysR family transcriptional regulator gives rise to the protein MEISNVDTRRLRQFLAVLDAGGVREAARRIHVAQPALSRTIAELEDDLGVRLFVRQGRRMHPTDAAGMVAADARRLLVELDDLVMRARGLAGGLEGRLRLGSSPSATFHPLVPSLVRALRQERPQVRVELVERSTAALLHALEERELDAAFVRPSGALPPRIEGRVLAQEPLIAVFPEDHPLAHRKRITVAALLDLPLLLPSPGLGSSLSALVDRLAAAEGRPLHVAAHAGHAASLVHLAAAGMGVALVPASLEAMRTEGVRYVRVAARTTLPLILATHADSANPVVSAFVQLARGAARSAHAALDR
- a CDS encoding insulinase family protein; this encodes MKRTTKRHRLAAALLALTALGLAGPSTHSVLAQRARRPAPPSGGESSLSQLPVVRERLSNGMRVVMSPDRSIPTVAVALYYDVGSRNEVRGRSGFAHLFEHMMFQGSANVRKGEHFTYIDSRGGDMNGTTSTDRTNYYETLPSNELALGLWLEADRMRSLAITAENFENQRQTVKEERRQSYDNRPYMNSILRINELAYGDYWPYAHSTIGDMADLDNATLGDVQAFFDAYYPPNNAVLSIAGDFDPAEAMVLVRQYFEGISSRPVPAYNPGPINPQTAEIVETMTDPLAPFPAFHVNYRIPPNREPDHYALEMLALILGDGDSSRLYRVLVKEREICQQLQVATDDQRGPDLFSVFGIMAGDHQPAEARQVIYDTLAEVASGGVTERELQKARNRVASYFVFGIQSSLERAQRLAEYEMYYGNAELLRTEINLYNAVTRADIQRVANTYFGTTQRTVLDVLPPAAASTTGGNP
- a CDS encoding LysR family transcriptional regulator, with protein sequence MDLDETRTLLALAEEGSVSGAAERMGVSRATVRRRLAALEARVGVSLARSTEAGVELTAAGELYARHARAPVRELEAIGQLAERAGQDPAGTLDVALPVGASRRLGPLFVRRLLTAWPELRVRLRATPDPVKHLSHGADAALTLTLPTAGELVVVAIGRITTGLYGSPDYVARMGQPRSLGDLAQHTLLHTILDAEAAPHTLAQHSEVRWPLRAGGDVSVTPRIHSTDNEFIQGCVADGMGIAILPDYAARGLVPLLSDAVGLAATVWGVTTRAGTHLPRVRAGLEVAAQLFAEGLG